The Neorhodopirellula lusitana genome contains a region encoding:
- a CDS encoding polyketide synthase encodes MQSESSPSLHPKIRDLLSQLRHQVRRYIVWESVLVLAAIVLAVFWIAFLIDYLPVRIGGSEMPRSARAVVLAGTFIALLVFAWRYWVSRAQRALPDDSLALLIERHHPDLAGTLVTAVQLEGQPRTGDSHSPAFLSAVHRKAVQEVDRVDLKRVFRREPITRKLWLVIPLLTAVLVLAVASPKTFGRAISRLTLFSDSPWPRRAALEMVGVEVPVISASQDDEGATELVPFEHQVLRLARGSNSTLRIRAAGEDHGHQIPDLCTVTYIDDDGTRGQSNLRRVGRLVDGYQSFVLDGPPLTSLARSLSLTIRGLDDRLRDFRIEAIDPPAIATMQMQVRYPNYLRVFDVSPDSSTVTNQDAPAFDQELSYQAGVRIREGSNLTLVGTSSVPLGEVDVFISSLEASSGSEANPNTQGERTLPAAIAADALSFTLSLNDLREATSVRIVPRDQTGISAQAAYRYFIGVVRDQVPETSMRLSGIGSSITPIAKLPIEATATDDYGVESMQVEMRVRPQPDENATQKATDASPTDSDIEPHVVTPQRDREGIAKLAIDLRELTDQAIFKELKPGDSVTINTTAKDRFDLGSPHVTHGELIRLQVVTPEQLLATLERRELEFRSRLEQSIDETRRLRQSLTGVNREASELKTGDEDKLRSLQRLQLRVRQAELQAAKTTDELAGIVSGIDDLLLEMLNNRIDSVDRRERLQQGVRDPLSKVVTEPLPVLRHQITELERTIITETSQPDQINKAVEAAVATNDQILLQLSAVLEKMLDLESFNEILDLMRGLIQDQESLLEETEDAQQKRVLDLFK; translated from the coding sequence ATGCAATCTGAATCGTCCCCGTCCCTGCATCCGAAAATTCGTGATCTGCTGTCGCAGTTACGGCATCAGGTGCGCCGGTACATTGTCTGGGAATCGGTGTTGGTCCTGGCCGCGATCGTGCTGGCGGTGTTCTGGATTGCTTTCTTGATCGACTACTTGCCGGTACGGATCGGCGGTAGCGAGATGCCTCGGTCCGCTCGAGCCGTCGTGCTCGCCGGCACCTTCATCGCATTGCTCGTTTTCGCTTGGCGGTACTGGGTATCCCGGGCCCAACGTGCGTTGCCTGACGACTCCTTGGCGCTTTTGATCGAACGGCACCATCCCGATCTAGCCGGCACTTTGGTAACCGCGGTGCAGCTCGAAGGCCAACCCCGAACCGGCGATTCCCACAGCCCCGCGTTCCTATCGGCAGTGCACCGCAAAGCGGTCCAAGAAGTGGACCGCGTCGACTTGAAACGCGTCTTTCGTCGCGAACCGATCACCCGGAAGCTCTGGCTCGTGATTCCTTTGCTGACCGCCGTATTAGTGCTCGCGGTCGCCAGCCCCAAGACATTCGGCCGGGCCATTAGCCGCTTGACCCTGTTTTCCGATTCGCCATGGCCCAGGCGCGCGGCACTCGAAATGGTGGGCGTGGAAGTGCCTGTGATTTCCGCCTCCCAAGACGACGAAGGGGCGACGGAATTAGTGCCTTTCGAGCACCAGGTTTTGCGTCTGGCTCGTGGCAGCAACTCAACCCTACGTATTCGTGCCGCTGGAGAAGATCACGGGCATCAAATCCCCGATCTGTGCACGGTCACCTACATCGACGACGACGGAACTCGCGGGCAAAGCAACCTGCGTCGTGTTGGGCGACTCGTTGATGGCTACCAATCCTTTGTCTTGGACGGCCCGCCGCTGACTTCCTTGGCCCGATCCCTTTCGCTGACGATTCGTGGCTTGGATGATCGCCTCCGCGATTTTCGCATCGAAGCAATCGATCCGCCGGCCATCGCCACCATGCAAATGCAGGTCCGGTATCCCAACTACTTACGAGTGTTTGATGTTTCACCGGACAGCTCAACAGTCACCAACCAAGACGCCCCCGCATTTGATCAAGAACTCAGTTACCAAGCGGGTGTGCGAATCCGAGAAGGAAGCAACCTGACCTTGGTTGGCACCTCCAGCGTGCCGCTTGGCGAGGTTGATGTATTCATCTCGTCGCTGGAAGCATCCAGCGGAAGTGAAGCGAATCCGAACACTCAAGGCGAACGCACACTCCCCGCCGCAATTGCGGCCGACGCGTTGAGCTTCACGCTCTCATTGAACGACCTGCGTGAAGCCACATCGGTCCGGATTGTTCCTCGCGATCAAACGGGCATCTCCGCCCAAGCGGCCTATCGTTACTTCATCGGTGTCGTGCGCGACCAAGTTCCTGAAACTTCCATGAGACTTTCGGGGATTGGTTCATCGATCACCCCCATCGCCAAGCTACCCATCGAGGCCACGGCAACGGACGACTACGGTGTTGAGTCCATGCAAGTGGAGATGCGAGTTCGGCCACAACCGGACGAGAACGCGACGCAAAAAGCAACCGACGCATCGCCAACCGACAGCGACATCGAACCTCACGTGGTCACGCCACAACGAGATCGCGAGGGAATCGCAAAACTCGCCATCGACCTGCGTGAACTCACCGACCAAGCGATCTTCAAGGAACTCAAACCGGGCGATTCGGTCACGATCAATACGACCGCAAAGGACCGATTCGACCTGGGCTCGCCCCACGTCACCCACGGTGAACTCATTCGTTTGCAAGTCGTTACGCCGGAACAGCTACTGGCGACACTCGAGCGACGCGAGTTGGAGTTCCGCTCACGACTGGAACAGTCGATCGACGAGACACGCCGCCTGCGTCAAAGCCTGACGGGTGTCAACCGAGAAGCGAGTGAATTGAAGACGGGGGACGAAGATAAACTGAGATCCCTACAGCGATTGCAACTTCGTGTTCGCCAGGCTGAACTCCAGGCGGCTAAGACGACCGACGAACTCGCAGGAATCGTTTCCGGTATCGATGACCTTTTGCTGGAGATGCTCAACAACCGTATCGACTCAGTCGACCGTCGAGAAAGACTTCAGCAAGGCGTGCGAGACCCGTTGTCCAAGGTGGTCACGGAACCCTTGCCAGTCCTCCGGCATCAAATTACCGAGCTTGAACGGACCATCATCACCGAGACATCCCAACCGGATCAGATTAACAAGGCGGTCGAAGCGGCAGTCGCTACGAACGATCAAATCCTGCTCCAACTTTCGGCGGTTCTCGAGAAAATGCTGGACTTAGAGAGTTTCAACGAGATATTGGATCTGATGCGGGGTCTAATCCAAGACCAAGAAAGCCTATTGGAAGAGACCGAAGACGCTCAACAGAAACGAGTCTTGGACCTATTCAAATAA
- a CDS encoding DUF952 domain-containing protein: MPAATICKIITHPELEQAIRTGSFAGSTLDQADGFLHFSTEAQVAGTLAAHYAGATDLWLIRVRTEVLGDDLRWEKSREGSLFPHLYGTLLTRKVDCIEPIDAQP; encoded by the coding sequence ATGCCAGCTGCCACTATCTGCAAGATCATCACGCACCCTGAATTAGAGCAGGCCATTCGCACGGGAAGTTTTGCGGGATCAACCCTCGACCAAGCGGACGGTTTCCTGCACTTTTCAACCGAAGCACAAGTCGCGGGCACACTGGCCGCCCACTACGCTGGAGCCACTGACTTGTGGTTGATCCGCGTTCGCACCGAAGTCCTGGGTGACGACTTACGCTGGGAAAAATCACGCGAGGGATCTTTGTTCCCACATCTTTATGGGACACTTCTCACACGCAAAGTGGATTGCATCGAACCCATCGATGCCCAACCCTAA
- a CDS encoding BatA domain-containing protein, whose amino-acid sequence MLLYPSLAIGFLFVGVPLLVHLINLLRHRRTQWAAMDFLLASYRKQRRWIVLRQLLLLLTRLAVAALLIAVLAGLIGGKRWLGAVGGQTTHHVIVLDDSYSMRQRVAGDSMAGGNTASESDSANPSQRDTTAYDRGLSVVAALVRRLASEEGTHQLTVMRASRATMVANSKDAAADAAADIAAQTITQDARQIERLMSTQASSLRTDLVPAIDLASDLLVANPADARQLYLVSDFAKRDWQSPRRLAQSLEAAEKTGAKISFIDCVDTSGKANNTTTSTPRNLAITDLSPEPDVWVAGVPVTVNVTVKNFSSTAANNVAMTASVITYGRDVQRADPTSTLSGKTQSLPAIMIESIPAGQQLTKSFQVYIDQEGTHVVRIGLPDDALTIDNVRSCTIPLADAQRVLIIDNDPDGLGAYHVSSVLDPGSQVRVGAIPEIRPAAMLRDATLETLQRYRAIYLIDLPDISERTAETLEQYVREGGGLAWFLGDSVNADTYNRILAKEDRNLLPFPIGEIQTANALGNLTANGSTADDKNQKPNSVVLGKDSDLLGPIAAAGNGVFGLVQVNKAWSVHRDHQLTDRQLNASSSPELEAESTPNDGFVDDAFANAAELSSESAESGQPDLDTKVLLQRNDQPLATRHILGRGRVVTVMTDLNPQWNNWAGDPTFVVFLLQSNAMLFSGAAPPTSRFVDEPAELPLPGDTYLPTVTMLPPADEPPRLSIEIDADTQPTPGADSPNQLSTMLGTTLKISPTEMAITDQAGFDEFLMPGIVEWQRTQTDGQTTVTPMATVLRVGESNLASTPHSEIVRDLAPMKVQFLSPSTWQNNDSIGGMSTFLLFLLGLLAVLLAVEQALAAWASYHVNPSTAPRTNHLRANPARSTHSRAGLQGSTTVHASGSTSRQQATDDKPLETSR is encoded by the coding sequence TTGCTGCTTTATCCCTCACTCGCGATCGGTTTTCTTTTTGTCGGTGTGCCGCTTTTGGTGCACCTGATCAATCTGCTTCGACACCGGCGTACACAGTGGGCAGCGATGGACTTCTTGCTGGCCAGTTACCGCAAGCAGCGACGGTGGATCGTCCTGCGGCAGCTTCTTTTACTGCTGACTCGCTTGGCGGTTGCCGCGTTGTTGATCGCGGTACTCGCGGGACTGATCGGCGGCAAACGCTGGCTCGGGGCAGTCGGCGGCCAAACCACGCATCACGTTATCGTGCTGGATGACAGTTACTCCATGCGACAACGTGTTGCTGGCGACAGCATGGCAGGCGGCAACACTGCCAGTGAATCCGACTCTGCCAATCCGTCGCAACGCGACACCACCGCTTACGACCGCGGGCTTTCGGTTGTCGCGGCATTGGTTCGGCGATTGGCGTCCGAAGAAGGCACCCATCAATTGACGGTCATGCGTGCCAGTCGCGCCACGATGGTCGCCAATTCAAAAGACGCAGCGGCGGACGCTGCCGCGGACATCGCGGCACAAACCATCACTCAAGACGCTCGCCAAATCGAACGCTTGATGAGCACGCAAGCTTCGTCACTCCGCACCGACCTCGTGCCCGCGATTGATCTGGCGTCTGACCTGTTGGTCGCGAACCCCGCCGACGCCCGACAACTGTACTTGGTTAGCGATTTTGCAAAGCGAGATTGGCAGTCGCCTCGACGACTGGCTCAATCACTCGAAGCGGCCGAAAAGACTGGCGCGAAGATCAGCTTCATTGACTGCGTGGACACCAGCGGCAAAGCCAATAACACAACCACGTCCACACCACGCAACCTTGCCATCACCGACCTATCACCCGAGCCCGATGTTTGGGTGGCCGGTGTGCCCGTCACGGTGAACGTCACGGTCAAGAACTTTTCTAGTACCGCAGCCAACAACGTTGCCATGACGGCGAGCGTCATCACCTACGGGCGAGATGTGCAACGTGCCGATCCCACTTCGACTTTGAGCGGCAAGACGCAAAGCCTGCCCGCGATCATGATTGAATCGATCCCGGCGGGTCAACAACTCACCAAGTCTTTCCAGGTCTACATTGACCAAGAAGGAACGCACGTTGTCCGAATCGGTTTGCCGGACGACGCGTTGACAATCGATAACGTTCGAAGCTGCACGATTCCGTTGGCCGACGCACAGCGGGTCCTGATCATCGATAATGATCCGGACGGACTCGGTGCCTACCATGTCTCATCGGTACTGGATCCTGGTAGTCAGGTTCGCGTGGGAGCGATTCCTGAAATCCGGCCCGCCGCGATGCTTCGTGACGCGACACTCGAGACACTCCAGCGTTACCGAGCGATCTACCTGATCGACCTTCCAGACATCAGCGAGCGAACGGCCGAAACGCTGGAACAGTACGTTCGCGAAGGCGGCGGCCTCGCTTGGTTCTTGGGCGACAGCGTGAACGCCGACACCTACAACCGAATTCTGGCTAAAGAAGATCGGAATCTATTGCCATTCCCGATCGGTGAAATCCAGACCGCGAACGCGCTGGGAAACCTCACGGCCAACGGTAGCACCGCTGATGACAAGAATCAGAAACCGAATTCAGTCGTGCTCGGGAAAGACAGCGACCTACTCGGCCCAATCGCCGCCGCTGGCAACGGAGTGTTCGGTCTGGTGCAGGTCAACAAGGCGTGGTCGGTTCATCGCGACCATCAACTCACCGACCGCCAACTCAATGCGTCCTCGTCGCCTGAGCTTGAAGCTGAATCGACCCCGAACGACGGTTTTGTGGACGACGCTTTCGCGAACGCCGCTGAACTGTCATCCGAGTCAGCCGAATCTGGACAGCCTGACCTGGACACCAAAGTCTTGCTACAGCGGAACGACCAACCGCTAGCGACACGTCACATTTTGGGACGCGGGCGGGTGGTCACCGTCATGACGGACTTAAACCCGCAGTGGAACAACTGGGCGGGTGATCCGACCTTCGTCGTATTCCTTTTGCAATCCAACGCGATGTTGTTCAGTGGAGCGGCTCCTCCAACATCTCGTTTTGTCGACGAACCGGCTGAGTTGCCGTTACCTGGCGACACGTACTTACCCACCGTGACGATGCTACCTCCTGCGGATGAACCGCCACGCTTATCGATCGAGATCGATGCCGACACCCAACCCACCCCGGGCGCCGATTCGCCTAATCAACTGAGCACGATGCTAGGCACGACACTCAAAATCTCGCCAACCGAGATGGCCATCACCGACCAAGCGGGCTTCGACGAATTCTTGATGCCCGGAATCGTCGAATGGCAGCGAACGCAAACCGACGGTCAAACAACCGTCACGCCCATGGCCACGGTTCTGCGGGTGGGGGAAAGCAATTTGGCGTCAACCCCGCATTCCGAAATCGTCCGCGACTTGGCTCCCATGAAAGTTCAGTTCCTATCGCCCAGCACGTGGCAAAACAACGACTCAATCGGTGGCATGTCAACCTTCCTATTGTTCTTGCTAGGATTGCTAGCGGTACTGCTTGCCGTCGAGCAGGCGTTGGCGGCCTGGGCGTCCTATCACGTCAACCCTTCCACCGCCCCTCGGACGAACCACCTTCGAGCGAATCCGGCGAGGTCCACTCACTCTCGTGCAGGACTCCAAGGCAGCACCACCGTTCACGCCTCCGGCTCAACTTCGCGTCAACAGGCGACCGACGACAAACCGCTGGAGACATCACGATGA
- a CDS encoding APC family permease gives MTRWSLATLVIASMVGAGVFTTSGFAIADLGNPHWVMLAWLVGGVIAICGAISYGNLTRLLLDNGGEYLFLSRYAHPAAGFIAGWFSFLAGFTGAGALAAITLEAYAMPDEQRPNWLPPGTIAITATALCTLAHATHTRRGTSGHNLLVAVKLLLIGAFIAISFASINSWTGPPPATPDSSPTVLAFATTVMWISLSYCGFNAAIYVAAEAKQGSSGVAGAMVRAAIGVTLLYLLLNAIFLYGPPIDTIKGQPDIAVIAARYISGDNLANLVRTAIVLALLSSVSSTILAGPRVYAKMAEDGVFPRWFASDVSPPTRSVIMQGIAITVVVCVSSLQPLLAYLGLTLSVCSAAAVSVLLWRRDDVFSIGPGSLTAAWIYVIATAVIAVLAAWHRPAQTIATVATIASGLLVFAVLRALRKRATQDSDPH, from the coding sequence ATGACGCGTTGGTCACTGGCAACGCTGGTGATCGCCAGCATGGTAGGTGCGGGCGTCTTCACAACCAGCGGGTTTGCGATCGCTGACTTGGGCAATCCCCATTGGGTGATGCTTGCCTGGCTGGTCGGCGGCGTGATCGCAATTTGTGGCGCGATTAGCTATGGAAACCTGACGCGTCTGTTGCTCGACAACGGCGGCGAGTACCTCTTCCTCTCTCGATACGCCCATCCCGCTGCCGGATTCATCGCCGGCTGGTTTTCGTTCCTGGCGGGCTTCACCGGTGCCGGAGCTTTGGCCGCGATCACGCTAGAAGCCTACGCGATGCCCGATGAACAGCGACCGAACTGGTTGCCACCAGGAACCATCGCAATTACGGCGACCGCGTTGTGCACCCTCGCCCACGCGACGCATACCCGGCGAGGGACGTCCGGTCATAACCTACTTGTCGCAGTTAAACTGCTGTTGATCGGCGCCTTCATCGCCATCTCGTTTGCCTCGATCAATAGCTGGACGGGTCCGCCACCGGCAACGCCCGATTCGTCACCGACTGTGCTTGCCTTCGCCACGACGGTGATGTGGATCTCACTTAGCTATTGTGGATTCAACGCTGCAATCTATGTCGCCGCGGAAGCGAAACAAGGTTCATCCGGAGTCGCCGGTGCGATGGTCCGAGCGGCCATCGGCGTGACGCTACTCTATCTGCTACTCAACGCGATCTTCCTGTACGGACCACCGATCGACACCATCAAAGGCCAACCCGATATCGCCGTCATCGCCGCTCGTTACATCAGCGGTGACAATCTAGCCAACCTGGTCCGCACGGCGATCGTCTTAGCACTTTTATCGAGCGTCTCGTCAACGATTTTGGCTGGTCCGCGAGTCTACGCGAAGATGGCGGAAGACGGTGTCTTCCCACGTTGGTTCGCATCCGATGTCTCGCCGCCCACCCGATCCGTGATCATGCAAGGCATTGCGATCACAGTCGTCGTGTGCGTGTCGTCTCTACAGCCGCTACTGGCTTACCTGGGACTCACCTTATCAGTCTGTTCCGCGGCTGCCGTCAGCGTGCTGCTGTGGCGAAGAGACGACGTGTTTTCGATCGGCCCGGGCAGCCTCACTGCGGCCTGGATCTATGTGATCGCCACGGCCGTGATCGCGGTTTTAGCAGCATGGCATCGTCCGGCACAAACGATTGCCACCGTGGCCACAATCGCATCCGGGTTGCTGGTCTTTGCAGTACTGCGTGCACTACGAAAACGAGCCACCCAAGACTCGGATCCGCATTAA
- a CDS encoding VWA domain-containing protein: MIGLSYLMNPQSLQVLAQTSVGNSAPAAQSPTERIVYEFARAETLDGWWVWAAIVLAVVIGTSLCYFFYRRDVAELPRPVRWTLIGLRLTVILALVFLFFDLVRRTERRVTRPSEVVVLVDTSQSMSLPADGTIDAPSRIQRTIDLIDQAKLIETFGDNHRTSVYSLGGPEGGSGQPELITTSAVVTGLDADESGNGETTTSNSATTAVTTSDLQASTNPFVLFGLFCLTAGAIASGLALFTGASAGLRGRASASDATQSTTALRGGVQASRTPTSSGSETVGWFLLVAAITLGLGIISLGSVYAVRTEQSFRNVVGLDNTISPPTDSSSEPASEKEDKGPKQQVVDWETALAANDAQSRIGDALRSILVDHDLTTLAGVVIITDGQNNGGAPLSSALSLARRGEVSLYPIGLGSSRPPTNVRVVDLEAPRRVYPGDKFAVAAVLQATGPTAMDVEVELIDALDTGEATNSGNNDNSSNGSDQSNPNTLAGGQVLQTQKVHLEPDASLSGIRFEIEPQTVGRRRLAVRIVAPREDRNSADDMQTARYEVVARKLKVLAIAGGPTREYRFVRNLLYRDESVELDVWLQTGRTGMSQDADQLLTEFPPTAEDLFAYDAVMMFDPDWSAIDSASLDLIDRFLTQQAGGLILVAGPVYHPKITSKRGDTRSSQINGFFPVNLATRGPLLGGGRQGGRNAWPLEFTPEASTAEFLWIADTPEESFEIWNEYGSVYDYVGVKSAKPGAKAYAYFSDPTTEVSGSLPIFAASQFYGAGRVYFQGSGEMWRLRAAGDQYFDSYYTKLIRWVSEGRLLRDSNRGVLLVDASRVMVGQTVTLRAVLVDDQFQPLTDPFVTAKLLTPDGKIKDIRMSPAADSPRGGTYTGNFVATTSGGYEVQLTVGDALDEQTLRQTVQVRLPTSELERPRRADEELQQLASTTRGLYFPVDTNTSISSIAQELTTKIEPQPQITLLAGTPDRLFGERRNAVLMWLIASLLTFEWITRRLHRLA, from the coding sequence ATGATCGGTTTGTCCTACCTTATGAATCCCCAGTCACTACAAGTGCTCGCGCAAACCAGCGTCGGCAACAGTGCCCCCGCCGCTCAATCACCGACCGAACGAATCGTTTACGAATTCGCTCGCGCTGAAACACTCGATGGTTGGTGGGTGTGGGCCGCAATCGTGCTGGCTGTCGTGATCGGCACATCGCTTTGCTATTTCTTCTATCGACGCGACGTCGCGGAACTTCCGCGACCTGTGCGTTGGACGCTGATCGGCTTGCGGCTGACCGTGATCCTGGCATTGGTGTTCCTGTTCTTTGACTTAGTTCGCCGAACCGAACGACGTGTGACGCGTCCCAGTGAAGTGGTTGTGCTTGTCGACACCAGCCAATCGATGTCGCTTCCCGCCGATGGAACAATCGACGCGCCGTCCCGAATCCAGCGCACCATCGACCTGATTGATCAAGCCAAATTGATCGAAACGTTCGGCGACAATCATCGCACCAGCGTCTATTCACTCGGTGGCCCCGAGGGCGGTTCCGGACAGCCCGAGTTGATCACCACGTCAGCCGTTGTGACCGGTCTTGACGCCGATGAGTCGGGCAACGGCGAAACGACGACTTCGAACTCAGCGACTACCGCAGTCACAACATCGGACCTGCAGGCATCCACGAATCCTTTCGTGTTATTTGGGTTGTTTTGCTTGACAGCGGGAGCCATCGCGAGCGGTCTGGCACTCTTCACCGGTGCGTCCGCAGGACTCCGCGGCCGAGCCAGTGCCAGTGACGCAACCCAGTCGACCACCGCCTTAAGAGGCGGCGTGCAAGCAAGCCGAACGCCAACATCATCCGGCAGTGAAACCGTTGGATGGTTCCTGTTGGTGGCCGCCATCACGCTCGGGCTGGGAATTATTTCCTTAGGCAGCGTCTATGCCGTGCGTACCGAACAATCGTTCCGCAACGTGGTGGGCCTGGACAACACGATCAGTCCACCGACCGATTCCTCATCCGAACCGGCATCGGAGAAAGAAGACAAAGGGCCCAAGCAACAAGTTGTCGACTGGGAAACCGCCTTGGCGGCCAACGACGCTCAAAGCCGAATCGGTGACGCTCTCCGATCGATCTTGGTGGATCATGATCTGACCACGCTTGCCGGCGTCGTCATCATCACCGACGGCCAGAACAATGGCGGGGCTCCGCTTTCGTCGGCCCTGTCGCTGGCTCGCCGTGGCGAGGTGTCGCTCTATCCCATTGGCCTGGGCAGCAGTCGCCCACCGACCAACGTTCGCGTGGTCGACCTGGAAGCTCCCCGCCGAGTCTACCCCGGTGATAAGTTTGCCGTTGCCGCCGTCTTGCAAGCGACCGGTCCGACCGCGATGGACGTGGAAGTCGAGCTGATCGATGCGTTGGATACCGGCGAAGCCACCAACTCGGGCAACAATGACAACTCCAGCAACGGAAGTGACCAATCGAACCCCAACACGCTCGCTGGCGGTCAGGTCCTGCAGACCCAGAAAGTCCATTTGGAACCCGATGCCTCCTTGTCCGGGATCCGGTTTGAAATCGAACCGCAAACAGTCGGCCGACGTCGCTTGGCCGTCCGAATCGTGGCCCCTCGCGAAGACAGAAACTCGGCGGACGACATGCAAACGGCTCGCTATGAAGTCGTCGCTCGCAAGCTAAAGGTTCTCGCCATTGCGGGTGGGCCGACACGAGAATACCGCTTCGTTCGCAACCTGCTGTACCGCGACGAGTCCGTCGAACTGGACGTGTGGTTACAAACCGGACGCACTGGCATGAGCCAAGACGCGGACCAACTGCTGACTGAATTCCCACCCACCGCCGAAGATCTGTTCGCCTACGACGCAGTCATGATGTTTGACCCGGATTGGTCTGCCATCGATTCCGCTTCGCTTGACTTGATTGACCGTTTTCTGACTCAACAAGCCGGCGGTTTGATACTGGTGGCGGGCCCGGTTTATCATCCCAAGATTACCAGCAAACGTGGTGACACTCGGTCCAGCCAAATCAACGGCTTCTTCCCAGTCAATCTCGCCACACGGGGTCCATTGTTAGGTGGCGGACGCCAGGGCGGACGAAACGCATGGCCGCTCGAATTCACTCCCGAAGCATCAACGGCTGAATTCCTCTGGATCGCCGACACACCAGAGGAAAGCTTCGAGATTTGGAACGAGTACGGCAGCGTGTACGACTACGTCGGAGTCAAAAGTGCGAAACCCGGTGCGAAGGCCTACGCCTATTTCTCCGATCCAACGACCGAGGTCAGCGGCAGCCTGCCTATCTTCGCGGCCAGCCAGTTCTATGGTGCGGGACGCGTTTACTTTCAAGGCAGTGGTGAAATGTGGCGGCTTCGCGCCGCCGGCGATCAATACTTTGACAGCTACTACACCAAGCTGATTCGCTGGGTCAGTGAAGGACGCTTGCTTCGCGACAGCAACCGTGGCGTTTTGCTGGTGGACGCTTCACGCGTCATGGTCGGCCAAACAGTGACTCTCCGCGCCGTCCTTGTCGACGATCAATTCCAACCACTCACCGATCCCTTTGTCACCGCCAAGCTGCTGACACCGGACGGGAAGATTAAAGACATTCGCATGTCGCCAGCCGCTGACTCGCCACGCGGGGGAACTTACACGGGCAACTTCGTAGCGACGACCAGCGGTGGTTACGAAGTCCAGCTGACCGTCGGTGATGCACTCGACGAGCAAACGTTACGTCAAACAGTGCAGGTCCGCTTGCCGACCAGCGAACTGGAACGACCGCGCCGTGCCGATGAAGAGTTGCAACAACTGGCATCAACCACCCGCGGCCTGTACTTCCCCGTTGATACCAACACCTCAATTTCATCGATCGCCCAAGAGCTGACTACCAAGATCGAACCCCAACCTCAGATCACGCTTTTGGCAGGCACGCCAGATCGACTCTTTGGTGAACGTCGTAATGCGGTCTTGATGTGGTTGATCGCGTCGCTTTTGACCTTCGAATGGATCACTCGCCGCCTGCACCGCCTAGCCTGA